GGATTCCTCCGAGTGCCGCATAATCATCCGGATAAAAAATACAGGTCGGTGGCTCCGGCAAAGATATCAAAACCTCAGTTGCAGCAGAGCTTGTTACCGGGTCATGATACAAACCTTCGGCAAAGTATTCAGAAGGTGTTTCTATTCCATGTTTTTTGCAGATATTTTTGAATGCCTCGACACGCTGTTCTGTTACCCAGGTCTTTTCACCATGAATCATTGCAATCTTTTTATGGCCTTGAGAAATTACGTATTCCAGCAGTTCATCTATTCCGGCCGAATAATCACTCATTACCGCAGAATGATCCATATCATAGAAATAATCGAGTGAAACCGTAGGAATCTCACTCTGAACAAGCTGCTTTACCCCAGAAGAAGTATAATCACAGGAAAGAATTGCAACTCCATCATAATTACGGGCAAGCGCGTGTGCATAATAATCATAGTTCTTAGTTGAGTCGCCACTTACAAAGGTCATCTCATAACCTTTACTGAAGGCAACCTTCTGAATACCACTG
The Treponema bryantii DNA segment above includes these coding regions:
- a CDS encoding LacI family DNA-binding transcriptional regulator, encoding MVTLKDIARECNVSFSTVSKALKGSPEISFETTDFIQKKAREMGYHPNIAARSLRTNRTYDIGVIFEDKTGAGFQHQYFATIISGIQKVAFSKGYEMTFVSGDSTKNYDYYAHALARNYDGVAILSCDYTSSGVKQLVQSEIPTVSLDYFYDMDHSAVMSDYSAGIDELLEYVISQGHKKIAMIHGEKTWVTEQRVEAFKNICKKHGIETPSEYFAEGLYHDPVTSSAATEVLISLPEPPTCIFYPDDYAALGGIRELNSHGIVPGKDISIVGYDGIKLTSMMIPPLTTYEQNGEIIGRTMAEALLDKIENPESFVPKKEMVTGRLIHGGTVVKLC